In Entomomonas moraniae, one DNA window encodes the following:
- the greB gene encoding transcription elongation factor GreB, with translation MSRYRPPRKAGTALITPEGEAKLRAELHELWHVKRPKITQSVSEAAAQGDRSENAEYIYGKKMLREIDSRVRFLTKRLEILKVIDQVPADQSKVYFAATVYLEDEEGTEMCCKIVGPDELDLKKNHISIDSPLARALVGKPLDAEITVQTPTGVKRWYITGIDY, from the coding sequence ATGAGCCGTTATCGCCCTCCTCGCAAAGCAGGAACCGCACTAATCACTCCTGAAGGAGAAGCAAAGTTAAGAGCAGAATTGCATGAGTTATGGCATGTTAAACGCCCTAAGATTACTCAATCTGTGAGTGAGGCAGCAGCACAAGGTGATAGATCAGAAAATGCTGAATACATCTATGGCAAAAAAATGCTTCGTGAAATTGATAGCCGTGTTCGCTTTTTAACCAAGCGTTTAGAAATTCTTAAGGTTATCGATCAAGTACCTGCTGACCAGTCTAAAGTCTACTTTGCCGCCACTGTTTATTTAGAAGATGAAGAAGGCACAGAAATGTGCTGCAAAATTGTTGGCCCTGATGAACTAGATTTAAAGAAAAATCATATCAGTATTGACTCACCATTAGCTCGGGCATTAGTAGGCAAACCGTTGGACGCAGAGATCACCGTACAAACACCTACGGGAGTTAAGCGTTGGTATATTACAGGCATTGATTATTAG
- a CDS encoding ComF family protein gives MFTSFASLLQKIPPTWLTPPIHCLLCLTIIPKGKIALCDDCRADLPVINQGCQHCNLPLPYDGICGQCLQKTPVFFQAITPYRYDFPIAQLITLFKHHKQWPTGHSLSQLLSQHLSYRYQQGLKKPDYLISVPLPGKRLRERSFNQTEMMVKWLAKELKLDYQTNLIKRITNTFPQQQLSAKERAKNLANAFTIDSKIKLTNHHIAIIDDVITTGTTANKLAELLYQQGAKRVDIYAIARTPQRIK, from the coding sequence GTGTTTACCTCCTTTGCTTCTTTACTACAAAAAATACCCCCCACATGGTTAACACCACCAATACACTGTTTGTTATGCCTAACAATCATCCCCAAGGGGAAAATAGCGCTGTGCGATGATTGTAGAGCGGACCTCCCTGTAATAAACCAGGGTTGCCAACACTGCAACCTACCCTTACCCTACGATGGCATTTGTGGGCAGTGCTTACAAAAAACACCTGTCTTTTTTCAAGCCATCACACCTTATCGTTATGACTTCCCTATTGCACAGCTAATCACGCTATTTAAACACCACAAACAATGGCCTACAGGCCATTCACTTTCACAACTACTTAGCCAACACCTATCTTATCGCTATCAACAAGGGCTTAAAAAGCCTGACTACTTAATCAGTGTTCCTTTGCCGGGAAAACGGCTACGAGAGAGGAGTTTTAACCAAACCGAAATGATGGTGAAATGGCTTGCAAAAGAGCTTAAACTCGACTACCAAACAAACCTCATCAAACGTATTACCAATACTTTTCCCCAACAACAATTGTCTGCAAAAGAGCGCGCTAAAAATCTAGCCAATGCATTTACTATTGATTCTAAGATAAAATTAACTAACCATCACATTGCTATCATCGATGATGTTATCACCACAGGAACCACAGCAAATAAATTGGCTGAACTTCTTTATCAGCAAGGGGCTAAACGGGTAGATATTTATGCTATTGCCAGAACACCACAACGAATTAAATAA
- a CDS encoding ABC transporter permease yields the protein MKLSLNKLASLALRQVIRDIKAGELRVLFFALMIAVISSTAISYFSTRLQVSMETRAGDFLAADLVIRGTSPASPEQIDIGEKLHLKQAKTISFSTVVINEEDMQLVSIKAVDHNYPLRGQLKYKENNESPEQFALKAPAEGEAWAENRLFVALNLKPGDTISIGNAKIRLTKILTYEPDRAIDFYTLNPHILMNIADLPKTNAIQAGSRASYRQLWAGTTNAITQYKAAIEKTLAPNQKILTGKDGNIQLNNTLNKGENYLNLASLVAILLASVAVALSANQFATKRFDSSAMLRCLGLSRNQVLSVYTLQLAYIGLMATIIGAFIGWLVQIGLFKLLSGLVNDTLPSGGVKPALAGIMTGLITLAGFAIPPLASLGNTPPIRVLRQDIFPTPIHSWFIYGLSLLTLSIIMWRLSLDIKLTLSLMGGGIIATLILGSLLFLSLKGLRKLLAKAPLPWRLGLGQLLRNPIRAIGQILAFGIILMAMSMIVLLRGELLDTWQKQLPEKAPNFFAMNISETELSNFKESVAKLSDNMAPYYPIITGRLVAVKGTPINELALKGRGENATQRDLNLTWSDQLPNENKIIQGQWWQKDKPSPEDRINISIEEELANSLGVTVGDELTFVISGVVYKTIVHNTRKINWDNFQPNFFVIFEPNSLNKIPTTYLTSFHIPQGNDKEIIQLAKNFPTITLLDIDGLLKQLNQILGQVTIAVEYILFFVLLAGITVLLAGLQSTLDGRIRQGALLRALGANRRLLKQTQLAEFSLLGFMSGLLAAIGCESISAQLYHYVLDIPWFFHPNLLTLPFIGAILIGSIGIWGTRRTINTSPLHILREG from the coding sequence ATGAAACTCTCTCTCAATAAACTGGCTAGCCTAGCCCTACGTCAAGTCATAAGGGACATTAAAGCCGGTGAACTACGCGTTTTATTTTTTGCTTTAATGATTGCCGTTATTTCAAGCACAGCCATTAGTTATTTTAGTACGCGCTTGCAAGTATCAATGGAAACACGAGCAGGCGATTTTTTAGCAGCCGACCTAGTCATTCGTGGCACATCACCGGCTAGCCCAGAACAAATTGATATTGGCGAAAAACTGCACTTAAAACAAGCAAAAACCATCTCTTTTAGTACAGTCGTTATTAATGAAGAAGATATGCAGCTGGTCAGTATTAAAGCTGTCGACCATAATTACCCATTGCGCGGACAATTAAAATACAAAGAAAATAATGAATCCCCCGAACAATTCGCACTAAAAGCGCCTGCTGAGGGAGAAGCATGGGCTGAAAATCGCTTATTCGTTGCATTAAATCTAAAGCCCGGCGATACCATTTCTATTGGTAATGCTAAGATACGCTTGACCAAAATATTAACCTACGAACCTGATCGTGCGATAGACTTCTATACACTTAACCCGCATATTTTAATGAACATCGCCGACTTGCCTAAAACCAATGCCATACAAGCAGGTAGCCGTGCGAGTTATCGTCAACTTTGGGCGGGAACAACGAATGCAATTACACAATACAAAGCGGCCATCGAAAAAACATTGGCGCCTAATCAAAAAATACTGACAGGCAAAGACGGCAATATTCAACTCAACAATACCCTTAACAAAGGAGAAAACTATCTTAATTTAGCGAGTCTTGTAGCTATTCTTTTAGCAAGTGTTGCCGTTGCATTATCAGCCAATCAATTTGCGACAAAACGCTTTGATAGTAGTGCTATGCTGCGCTGCTTAGGGCTTTCTCGCAATCAAGTACTCAGTGTTTACACCTTGCAATTAGCCTATATTGGCCTAATGGCAACTATTATAGGTGCGTTTATTGGCTGGCTCGTTCAAATAGGGCTTTTTAAGCTACTGTCTGGTTTGGTTAATGACACGCTTCCATCGGGAGGAGTTAAACCAGCCCTAGCGGGGATCATGACAGGACTTATTACTTTAGCAGGTTTTGCTATCCCTCCACTGGCTAGTTTAGGTAATACCCCACCGATCCGTGTTTTACGTCAGGACATATTTCCAACCCCTATTCATAGTTGGTTTATTTATGGTCTGTCACTTTTAACGCTCTCTATTATTATGTGGAGACTTAGCCTTGATATTAAGTTAACTTTGTCTCTCATGGGCGGTGGTATTATTGCCACACTTATTTTAGGTAGCCTACTCTTTTTAAGTCTAAAAGGTTTACGAAAATTATTGGCTAAAGCCCCTTTACCTTGGCGACTTGGATTAGGCCAGTTATTACGCAATCCAATACGCGCTATCGGACAAATTCTTGCCTTTGGTATTATCTTAATGGCAATGTCAATGATTGTCCTCTTGCGGGGTGAATTACTAGACACTTGGCAAAAACAACTTCCGGAAAAAGCACCTAACTTTTTTGCCATGAATATTTCAGAAACAGAGCTCTCTAACTTTAAAGAAAGTGTTGCTAAACTTTCTGACAACATGGCACCCTACTATCCGATTATTACAGGACGATTGGTCGCAGTCAAAGGGACACCCATCAATGAACTAGCACTTAAAGGACGTGGAGAAAATGCGACCCAGCGTGATCTTAATCTAACATGGTCAGACCAACTCCCCAATGAAAACAAAATCATTCAAGGACAATGGTGGCAAAAAGACAAGCCATCCCCTGAAGATCGTATTAACATTTCAATTGAAGAAGAACTCGCCAATAGTTTAGGTGTAACCGTTGGTGATGAGCTAACATTTGTTATCAGCGGCGTTGTGTATAAAACCATTGTCCATAATACTCGCAAAATAAACTGGGATAACTTTCAACCTAACTTCTTCGTTATCTTCGAGCCCAATAGCTTAAATAAAATACCTACCACTTACTTAACCAGTTTTCATATCCCCCAAGGAAATGATAAAGAAATTATTCAACTCGCTAAAAACTTCCCAACCATTACCTTGTTAGATATCGATGGTTTATTAAAACAGCTAAATCAAATTCTTGGGCAAGTCACCATTGCTGTTGAATATATTCTATTTTTTGTATTATTAGCAGGGATCACCGTATTACTCGCAGGGCTGCAATCCACACTGGATGGTAGAATTCGCCAAGGAGCATTACTAAGAGCACTAGGAGCCAATCGTCGCCTATTAAAACAAACACAACTGGCTGAATTCAGTTTGCTTGGCTTTATGTCTGGCTTACTTGCCGCTATCGGTTGTGAGTCAATTAGTGCGCAACTTTATCATTATGTGCTCGATATCCCTTGGTTTTTCCACCCTAACTTATTAACATTACCTTTTATTGGTGCAATACTCATTGGTAGCATAGGTATATGGGGGACTCGGCGCACAATTAACACCAGCCCATTACATATTTTACGCGAAGGTTAA
- the minC gene encoding septum site-determining protein MinC, translating into MSTLLSNASKQPTFQLKGTMLAITVFELTHFNIERLTQELEKKVKEAPEFFGTIPMVLGIDKLEIPLTRAELKGIMNIFQEFNIQLMAIRTDNEKIIAIAHKQGIVVLPPTGAREKLIEIAINRPEPIQVTEEMPSPTDTETPTQVLEETQQQLLIDEINPPLLEAQETQNNDIVSEQVVSVTDDNAIENTLDTKEQAAEAPEKNKPTIKHQTTQALVISTPVRSGQQITAFDTDLIVTSNISTAAELMADGNIHIYGNMRGRAMAGFRGNSSARVFCAKLTAQLISIAGQMITEEELRHHPLWGKPAQLSLVDNQLVISPLS; encoded by the coding sequence ATGAGTACCCTGTTGTCGAATGCCTCTAAACAGCCAACTTTTCAGTTAAAAGGTACAATGCTGGCTATCACTGTATTTGAGCTTACTCATTTCAATATTGAACGCCTGACGCAAGAGCTTGAAAAAAAAGTAAAAGAAGCCCCTGAGTTCTTTGGTACAATCCCTATGGTATTAGGTATCGACAAGCTAGAGATCCCATTAACTAGAGCTGAACTAAAAGGCATCATGAATATTTTTCAAGAATTTAATATTCAACTGATGGCAATACGTACTGATAACGAAAAAATTATCGCAATAGCACACAAGCAAGGCATTGTGGTACTCCCTCCCACAGGTGCACGCGAAAAACTGATTGAAATTGCTATTAACCGACCAGAGCCAATCCAAGTAACAGAGGAAATGCCCTCACCAACTGATACAGAGACACCTACTCAAGTATTAGAAGAGACTCAACAGCAACTTCTCATCGATGAAATCAATCCCCCTCTACTTGAAGCACAAGAAACACAAAATAATGATATTGTCTCAGAACAGGTCGTATCGGTGACTGATGATAATGCCATTGAAAATACACTAGATACAAAAGAACAGGCAGCTGAAGCACCAGAAAAAAACAAACCAACAATCAAACACCAAACAACACAGGCGCTTGTTATTTCTACCCCCGTACGCAGTGGCCAACAAATAACTGCATTTGATACAGATCTTATCGTCACATCAAATATCAGTACAGCAGCAGAACTTATGGCCGACGGTAATATTCATATATATGGCAACATGCGTGGCCGTGCCATGGCGGGGTTTCGTGGCAATAGTTCTGCACGCGTATTTTGCGCTAAACTAACAGCGCAACTTATTTCAATTGCAGGACAAATGATAACAGAAGAAGAGTTGAGGCATCACCCATTGTGGGGTAAGCCTGCACAACTCTCATTGGTTGATAATCAACTCGTGATATCCCCATTAAGCTAA